The Calypte anna isolate BGI_N300 chromosome 2, bCalAnn1_v1.p, whole genome shotgun sequence genome includes a window with the following:
- the NOL7 gene encoding nucleolar protein 7 has translation MVRRRRQAVAGKREVPSALLSPPSSSEDEAPEEVSFGVAKEAAETERKLVGEAARRHREQLKEKRRRRQELFTEQKKRKLLPEAVLQELTAAPLTRADEGQEATGDPDKQHGDGAAKKRNRQPQKQVKKDKGRKGARSQGNYKAVCLKDQSVTGLHEQLARDFVNTHLYGSDANRAQANEFFSIENKKKAVKAPAVQFVDKSWGQEKKEKATRFKKRWLAAQLKNGV, from the exons ATggtgcggcggcggcggcaaGCAGTGGCGGGGAAACGTGAGGTCCCTTCCGCGCTCCTCAGTCCGCCCTCCTCCTCGGAGGATGAGGCCCCGGAGGAGGTGTCCTTTGGCGTGGCCAAAGAGGCGGCCGAGACCGAACGGAAACTCGTGGGCGAGGCAGCCCGGAG GCACcgggagcagctgaaggagaagcGGCGGCGGCGCCAGGAGCTGTTCACGGAGCAGAAG AAGCGGAAGCTGCTCCCCGAGGCCGTGCTCCAGGAGTTGACCGCCGCGCCGCTCACACG AGCCGATGAGGGGCAGGAGGCGACAGGTGACCCAG ATAAACAACATGGAGATGGGGCTgcaaagaagagaaacagacaACCTCAAAAGCAGGTGAagaaagacaagggaagaaaGGGTGCCAG GTCACAAGGAAACTATAAGGCTGTGTGCTTAAAAGATCAGAGTGTAACAGGCCTCCACGAACAGCTCGCCAGAGACTTTGTGAACACTCATCTCTATGGATCAGATGCCAACCGGGCACAGG caaatgaatttttttccattgaaaataagaaaaaagcagttaaaGCACCTGCAGTTCAGTTTGTGGACAAATCTTGGG ggcaagaaaaaaaggaaaaagcaacaagGTTTAAAAAACGTTGGCTCGCAGCACAGCTTAAAAATGGAGTATGA
- the SIRT5 gene encoding NAD-dependent protein deacylase sirtuin-5, mitochondrial: protein MLMTFFQFAPRRLVSQASCRLKASSSKKQKFCLEMARPSSNMADFREVFAKAKHIAIITGAGVSAESGVPTFRGAGGFWRKWQAQELATPAAFARNPSRVWEFYHYRREVMLSKHPNPAHIAIAECERRLSKQGRSVVVITQNIDELHRKAGTKHLLEIHGSLFKTRCTNCGNVAANYKSPICPALAGKGAPDPETEDAAIPVEDLPQCEEDGCNGLLRPHVVWFGETLDPDILTEVEKELEICDLCLVVGTSSVVYPAAMFAPQVSARGVPVAEFNMEATPATDRFRFHFPGPCGTTLPPALARHQTEIIS from the exons ATGCTGATGACTTTCTTCCAATTTGCCCCTAGAAGGTTGGTTTCACAAGCATCTTGCCGACTGAAGGCTTCTTcatcaaagaaacagaagttttgCTTGGAAATGGCTCGCCCTAGCTCAA ATATGGCTGATTTTCGGGAGGTGTTTGCCAAAGCAAAGCACATCGCCATTATCACGGGAGCCGGCGTTAGTGCGGAGAGCGGAGTCCCAAccttcagaggggctggaggtTTCTGGAGGAAGTGGCAAGCCCAG GAGTTGGCTACGCCAGCAGCTTTTGCACGAAACCCTTCTCGCGTGTGGGAATTTTACCATTACCGCCGGGAAGTGATGTTGAGTAAACATCCAAACCCTGCACATATTGCCATTGCAGAGTGTGAGAGGAGGCTGAGCAAGCAAGGAAGGAGCGTTGTGGTCATTACACAGAATATTGATGAACTGCACAGAAAGGCAGGCACAAAGCACCTCTTAGAAATTCACG GTAGTTTATTTAAAACTCGATGCACCAACTGTGGAAACGTGGCTGCAAATTACAAGAGTCCAATATGCCCCGCATTGGCCGGGAAAGG GGCTCCAGATCCTGAAACAGAAGATGCTGCAATTCCAGTTGAGGATCTTCCTCA gtgtGAGGAGGACGGCTGCAATGGGCTCCTTCGTCCCCATGTTGTGTGGTTTGGGGAAACGCTGGATCCTGACATTCTCACAGAGGTTGAGAAGGAGCTTGAGATCTGTGACCTCTGCTTGGTA GTCGGGACTTCCTCCGTGGTGTATCCTGCTGCTATGTTTGCACCTCAGGTATCAGCCAGAGGAGTACCAGTTGCAGAATTTAACATGGAAGCCACTCCTGCTACAGACAGATTCAG GTTTCACTTCCCGGGCCCTTGCGGGACTACTCTGCCACCGGCGCTGGCCCGCCACCAGACGGAGATCATCTCCTGA